The DNA sequence ACAAATCACTTTGTGACTTTGAGGGAAAAAAATCAGACAGAGTTTTATTAATgcagaggcattaataaaaactatataaaaatagccttcttttcactgttagtctcgtttacGGCTACTGATCATTTATCATCATTAGATGAAAaaaacagtttcagaaacattcaaAAATTCCTTAGTTACTTTAATGAGCCATAATTGCTACTTGAACAAACAACCTGCGTTTTTCGGTGGAGGACAGTCTCAATTAAATAGACATTTTCTTTCCTATTATCTGGCCAGAGACAGAAGACAATGTGTGAGCCTCCATAACTTTTAACCCAAGCAAAGGCATTAATTATGTAGTAATGGTTTGCACATTAAGAATCTGCTACTGTTCGTAAAACTTTTAAAAGTGAAATGTGTGATGTAAATGAAAGATAAACACCAATATACTATACTCACAAATGTATGAATAAAATATGTTATCTGTAGAAACATGTAATTAAGAATACAGTTGTTGTGACTacttgcagctgctgctgcattaACTGTAAGTGGTTATTTTTTGCCCTTTTAGATTGTTGTTTCTTTCACATGTGAATTGCTAATGAAGATAAATTAACTAGAAAAATATAATAGGCCTTTGCAGtataacaaagttttttttgatGATTGGCTGTTCCTGAGCATACAGGTCAGGATCTGCAGTGGTTCCTGTGTGTTTTCCCGGCTCCCTTTGCtctgttgtctctctgtgttcctGTGTGAGGCTGAGCGTGGCCATTCTGTTTCCATTCACCTTCATCATTCAGCCACCTGTAAGCCCTTAGCACTGATTGCCATCTACTCCTGCTGCAGTATTTAATCCGGGCTGCGTTTGAAAAGTCGGAAAAACATGACCTCCTAAGTCCTTTCCTAACCACTTTTCCTTAGCCCTAATGATAAACGTCATGAGATCAAGGAAAGGTGTTAAGATGAATTCAAAAGGAATTAGGAAAATACAACCACGGTGCAAGGAGAATCTGCCTGTCCTTACACTCGGCGGCGGCCGATGTTATTGACGTGGGTCTGGGTAAATGCTAGGTCAGATCTGCTAGATGTGTTGAcgtagttaggtttaggcatgaggagttGGGATTgagatactatatatatataaaaactatattgaGATagactatttctttttttgtgtgggggagggggcatttcagcctttaatggaaagAACAGATAAATATGaaagggggatgacatgcaggaaatcatttcaggtcagactcaaaccatggaccttctgcgtcgagttATGCACCTccatatatgtgcgcctgctctaccaactgagccaacccagccacaaCTGTAGGATATTtctaaaaatgtaatcacaCAAATGTAAGAAtagtaacacacaaacatcagttCATAGGAGGGACAGCTATGTCTTCAAACATGCTTTTCCACTGCACACACAGGGTAAAAATGTTATTTTCCAGCACAATGTCCTATCTTCCAGACCACTcttttgtgcgtgtgtgctttTTCGAATACGGAGTCTACCAACTCTTTAGCTCTTTTTCAGTGCCTTAAAATAATTATGGAAGCTGTAATTATAGCCAAATGTAACTGAAAATGCCGATTTAGAGGTTCAGCAGTAGCACAATTTCAGAGTCAAAAGAATTATTAAACCAGACCATTGATTCGGGACATCAAGACTTTCAGAATGGTCTcacaaaatacatttccatATTCCCATTTGAAATCAAGTTTGTCAAGTTCACAGAGAGGAAGTTGTTAAGATCACAGAATacaaactaagaatctcaaagtaatgagaaactttaaattATTCGACTTACaatatcaaaatattgacttagtatctcaaaatattgatttggtATCTCTATATGTTGACTTAATagctcaaaatattgacttaaaatatctcaaaatatcgacttaatatctcaatatattgtgTTAACATGTTAAACATATGGTTCAGCTTAGGTTGTTTTACTCTTAAATGAAAAGGGTAGTAGATCAGCTCTTGTAAacttgacttagaatctcaatatattaacttagtatctcaaaatattgactaaatatctcaaaatattgacttagtatctcaatatattgacttagtgtCACAGAATATAAACTGAGAATCACAAAGTAATGAGAATCTTTAAAATagtgacttagtatctcaatatattgacttaatatctccaaatattgacttagtttCTTAGAATacaaactaagaatctcaaagtaataagatattttaaaatattggcttacaatctcaatatatttacttagtatctcaaaatattgacttaatatctcaaaatattgagtTAGTATCTCACAacattgacttaatatctcaaaatattgactttgtatctcaatatattgacttagtatctcagaatattgacttagtatctgagaacattgactaagaatctcaaagtaataagaaactttaaaatattgactcaatatctcaaaatattgactcagtatctcaatatattgactaagtagcacagaaaataaactaagaatctcaaagtaataaGACACTTTAAAATGCGAAACACAACAGGAATTCATCAATTGCTTTCTAAAATAGaaccagcagagggcagcatGTACCCGTCCTGATTGCCATGGTTACTGAACGCCGATGCAAGCAGAACTTCCGATCAGAAGTTTCATAATAACACCATCTGTTCAGTTAATTGAACAGACATTTTGTTAATACAGAGTGATAGCTAAACCGTAAGTCATATTCTAATATAATAAACGTTGTTATAGTATATGTCAACAACATTTGCAGTAGCAGTCCGActtttttagtaaaaaaaaagctcaaagGTAATGCGACTTTCACCCCAAAATAAATtgcgcttttattttgaagtacaCATTCCGGTTGTATTACAGTTTGATGCACAGGATCCGATGAAGCGCTTTTGCTGCCAGCAATGTCTGCTTCTTTATCTGAAGAAACGGAGTTAATTGAGAAACATGAGGAAATGTGAGTCTGTCATATCTTTAATATGAACTAGTATTGACCCAGTTTTATCGATAACGGTCAACGCGGTCTGTCTGTGATTCCTCCACGACGAGTAACGTTAGCCAGTACGGTAACTTAGCTACAACTCTCCTATTCACACAGTTAGCTTGCAGGTTTAAAGTAGCGTTACACTTTTACCACGCAAATATTTGCTCCTTTGTTATTAATTATAGAGAATGCGTTTCATGATTCGGTATTTGTTAATCTAAACAATGGCTTGTGCTGTAATAAAAACACCCTCCAGTCAGTGTGAGCTGACACTGTTGTCTCCACTGTGTGTGACAATGAATATGTACTTGAATATGCACTTGACATTTGTTTCAAATGTAAAGTgcgttataaataaataaataaatatattatcaGTTTAGGGAGGAGAGCGGAGCTGCTGGAGCAGATGGAGAGTTGCAGAGAGCAGCAGAAGATCCAGAGGAGGCAGCAGCTCAAGGAGTGCGAGGCCGCTCGCCTCAGGAACGCCACACTGCTGCAGGTAGGACGGCCTGATAGATAGGGTTGGGTGCCGTGAGTGACTTATGGTAACAAGCAATGAAGGTAAAGCCCGTGGGCGACGGTGGGACTCCATGGTGCGTTCATGTGCACCTCGTTAAACTCCTGCTGCATTCAGTTGCACCTGTAAACTCTGTGGAACTCAAAGATTTGCCACGTTTTGCATACAGATTAAAGTAGTCTGGATCGACAACatttcatttccaggataatcgcACCGGATGTTCCTGCGATGTGTGTTGCCGCTGTCTGTCTCCGTTCTCctcaggaaacaacaacaacaacaacttcgagctagcaagctacacgcggAAAATGGGAAGTTTTGAAGACAATTTGGATAGTGGAACAAGGCGGGCCTGCTTGCTtttttcggggaatgattgtaaagatttacaaagtaTTTGTTTACGTCGTTAACTCTCTAACAGGAACGTTTTTGCACACACGGCTAtaaactggtaagagcaaatttaaattgctcacgttactgtattgtatgaACAGGTAACATTAAAGGAAATGACAACCCTtagcgcttttttttttttttcctatcctggaatgtatgtgtggtgaaGTCAGACCTTACTCCTCAGCGCTGTACAGATAGGTTTGGACACGCAAGACTAAAATGAAagtgtgtaaataaataataataaaaattataataaaataaagtgttctctctgtttctgcagGATTTACAGAAGACAGAGGATCGTCTCAGAGGAAGACCGCTGCCACACCCAAATCTCCTGACTCTGGAGGTAACACGTTTTTGATATAATGGTGGGAAGTATTTTGCGAAGTATGTGTCTTGCATCACAAGTTCACATTTCATGTCAATTCTGCTGCTAATCTTTTCTTTAAACTGTAAACTGTTGACACAGTAGCTACTTGGCATTTCGATGACAAATTGTTggttctttgtaaattatagagtgtggtctagacctactctatctgtgaagtgccctgttgtgat is a window from the Perca flavescens isolate YP-PL-M2 chromosome 4, PFLA_1.0, whole genome shotgun sequence genome containing:
- the cep15 gene encoding centrosomal protein 15 isoform X2, which encodes MRKWRRAELLEQMESCREQQKIQRRQQLKECEAARLRNATLLQDLQKTEDRLRGRPLPHPNLLTLETRYWASVEEFIPAWERFLLGKGPHPAHSPGQPPRRAKQGLPPRPKPRTAR
- the cep15 gene encoding centrosomal protein 15 isoform X1, whose amino-acid sequence is MSASLSEETELIEKHEEILGRRAELLEQMESCREQQKIQRRQQLKECEAARLRNATLLQDLQKTEDRLRGRPLPHPNLLTLETRYWASVEEFIPAWERFLLGKGPHPAHSPGQPPRRAKQGLPPRPKPRTAR